A window of Paenibacillus sp. 19GGS1-52 contains these coding sequences:
- a CDS encoding helix-turn-helix transcriptional regulator yields the protein MKPKVFGEYLRKLRNDKKLTLEQVAKSAGFSKGYLSNIENGRRGVPSPEILKKLAVALETQYMELMQAAGHVPEAELDMLIDMSKQVANEAYSKSVVSEKYIEGFIDQLNSYQNYKDKIDNPDTTQDEKKIAIVSMQQIIDNILNATKRMDRRLKQETSKPVDDSDDPDVLDGLSKKFSGSQYLKLKEAQGQINLPPIGDSRDLIMGVINRALPHIYYSSDTHQGFIGAIEEEIVDFLFEEAPDIRKKIVLTPEGIKDFVDTHYFEHQESLWKLSICLEQISDRFKALAFDHPELSDVGIDLKVWLDKGVLHYGQHLINDQQRQLILAYLDALIPNVNKPKS from the coding sequence ATGAAACCTAAAGTTTTTGGGGAGTATCTAAGAAAATTAAGAAATGATAAAAAGCTTACTCTCGAACAAGTTGCAAAAAGTGCAGGGTTTTCTAAGGGTTATTTGTCGAATATAGAAAATGGAAGAAGAGGAGTTCCTTCACCAGAAATATTAAAAAAATTAGCAGTTGCACTAGAAACTCAGTATATGGAATTGATGCAGGCTGCTGGGCATGTTCCTGAAGCAGAGCTTGATATGCTGATTGATATGAGTAAACAAGTTGCAAACGAGGCATATTCAAAATCGGTTGTTTCGGAGAAATACATAGAGGGGTTTATAGATCAGTTAAATTCATATCAGAATTACAAAGACAAAATAGACAACCCTGATACTACTCAGGATGAAAAAAAAATTGCCATAGTTAGCATGCAACAAATAATCGATAATATCTTAAATGCTACAAAAAGAATGGACCGACGTTTGAAGCAGGAAACTTCCAAACCTGTCGATGATTCTGATGATCCCGATGTTCTTGACGGTCTATCTAAGAAATTTTCAGGAAGTCAGTATCTAAAACTAAAAGAAGCACAAGGTCAAATTAATCTTCCGCCAATAGGAGATAGCCGTGATTTGATCATGGGAGTTATTAACCGGGCATTACCACACATTTATTATTCTTCAGACACACATCAAGGGTTCATTGGAGCAATAGAAGAAGAAATCGTTGATTTTCTATTCGAAGAAGCGCCCGACATCAGAAAAAAGATCGTGCTTACACCTGAAGGCATTAAAGATTTTGTAGACACACATTATTTCGAGCATCAAGAAAGCCTCTGGAAGCTAAGTATCTGCCTAGAGCAAATTAGTGATCGGTTTAAAGCATTGGCATTCGATCATCCTGAGTTAAGTGATGTCGGGATCGATTTAAAGGTTTGGTTAGATAAAGGAGTTCTCCACTATGGTCAGCACCTTATTAACGACCAGCAACGGCAACTTATTCTTGCTTACCTGGACGCGCTAATTCCAAATGTCAATAAACCAAAGAGTTGA
- a CDS encoding YjcZ family sporulation protein: MGADCGHGGNVGGVGVGPCPVSPWTSTGAILVLYILLVIILSACFI; this comes from the coding sequence ATGGGTGCTGATTGCGGTCACGGCGGCAATGTTGGCGGCGTTGGTGTAGGTCCATGTCCGGTAAGTCCTTGGACTTCGACAGGGGCGATATTGGTACTTTATATCTTGTTAGTTATTATTTTAAGTGCCTGCTTCATCTAG
- a CDS encoding holin: MNNEALNNVLAFASVLAVFVMALVQLVKNSVKLPRNIVPAVGLAIGLLVGAIAYPFTDMNLILRLWAGGLAGLSATGLFELAFNKREGTTKDS, encoded by the coding sequence ATGAATAACGAGGCACTCAATAATGTGCTTGCTTTTGCTTCTGTGCTGGCTGTTTTTGTAATGGCGCTCGTGCAGCTTGTGAAGAATAGTGTGAAGCTTCCACGAAATATAGTTCCAGCTGTAGGATTGGCAATAGGGCTCTTGGTAGGGGCGATTGCGTATCCTTTTACGGATATGAATCTTATTCTGCGTCTCTGGGCGGGTGGGCTTGCAGGACTCTCAGCGACAGGGCTTTTCGAGCTGGCTTTTAATAAACGGGAGGGAACGACCAAGGATAGTTAA
- a CDS encoding DUF2935 domain-containing protein has translation MDAFVAQSLNEIQFWSRIMKEHSFFLGLGFRAEDTQLINEAKQFQAIFEDIERRSHNFNINTDPYIIKEFNNEVRNAATNIWAFKRMVLGLILQCKLPGQTNFPLLVDHISREANYFRNRLEELNSGKLQPLPDAIIDENVFFLKIMADHAKFIGHLLDPSERKLVEQARDFSNDFDKLVFQATDLSYMRPQSQTVPLLSQFVDENRVSVQSLRDFKKTARDLIDECKIKSIIHPLLADHVFREAERFLFILDMFDQSLSGFKVNKREILH, from the coding sequence TTGGATGCATTTGTTGCCCAGTCGTTAAATGAGATACAGTTTTGGTCTAGGATCATGAAGGAGCATTCATTTTTTCTTGGATTAGGTTTTAGAGCCGAAGATACTCAACTTATCAATGAAGCCAAACAGTTTCAAGCTATTTTTGAAGACATTGAACGAAGATCGCATAATTTTAATATCAACACAGATCCTTACATTATCAAAGAGTTTAATAACGAGGTTAGGAATGCGGCGACTAATATTTGGGCATTTAAGAGAATGGTGTTGGGGCTTATTTTACAGTGCAAGCTTCCTGGACAGACTAATTTCCCTTTATTAGTAGATCATATCAGTCGGGAAGCCAATTATTTCAGAAATCGCTTGGAAGAACTGAATTCAGGGAAACTCCAACCCTTGCCCGATGCTATTATCGATGAAAATGTCTTTTTCTTAAAAATTATGGCAGATCACGCAAAATTCATAGGTCATTTACTTGATCCATCTGAACGGAAACTGGTCGAACAAGCAAGGGATTTTAGTAATGATTTTGATAAGTTGGTCTTTCAAGCGACAGATTTAAGTTATATGCGTCCCCAATCACAAACGGTTCCTTTGTTGAGTCAATTTGTTGATGAAAACCGAGTTTCCGTTCAATCTTTACGTGATTTTAAAAAGACAGCGCGTGATTTAATCGATGAATGCAAAATAAAGAGTATTATCCATCCTTTGTTAGCCGATCATGTATTCCGCGAAGCTGAACGTTTCCTTTTTATTCTGGATATGTTTGATCAATCTCTATCAGGTTTTAAGGTGAACAAGAGAGAAATATTACACTGA
- a CDS encoding tyrosine-type recombinase/integrase: MASIQKRGENRWRLVAELGYDAQGKRVQERKTIIVDDPSLLRAPRRLQNYLDAELLKFQMEVEAGHYIRPEKLTFEAFIEIWINKFVEVELQEKTKVSYKFHAERRIVPFFRTMHMDKIKTMHITDYLDYLRTPEASLNRDGKPLGSATIVYNYRVLRSIFAKAVEWRVLKDNPMTGVKKPREDDIKEMEYYDEKEIELLFMALEDEPIQLRLQVTLAVTTGMRRAEMAGLEWKNIDLVNGVIDIKQTVTMFKDGAPVIKGPKNKQSKRRIALAPAVIDEMKLYRTEWAKMKLQLGDKWTAGDSEFLFCRTSGEPSDPERLTKRWISFHRKHDLKPIRLHDLRHTSVSWMVFKKVHSEAIAKRVGHTNTKMLQIYAHIFDSVDQAAADVFDGMVIPAKKKA; the protein is encoded by the coding sequence ATGGCAAGCATCCAAAAACGCGGAGAGAACCGGTGGCGATTAGTTGCAGAACTCGGCTACGATGCTCAGGGCAAACGGGTCCAAGAAAGAAAGACGATTATAGTCGATGATCCTTCCCTGCTGCGGGCACCGCGGAGGCTGCAAAACTACCTGGACGCTGAACTCCTGAAATTCCAAATGGAAGTAGAAGCTGGCCATTATATCCGACCGGAGAAACTTACATTCGAAGCTTTCATTGAGATATGGATAAATAAGTTTGTTGAAGTTGAACTTCAAGAAAAAACAAAAGTGAGTTACAAATTCCACGCTGAACGACGAATAGTTCCATTTTTCCGTACTATGCACATGGACAAAATCAAGACGATGCACATTACCGATTATCTGGACTATCTCCGGACACCTGAGGCAAGCCTGAATAGGGATGGCAAACCTCTTGGCTCTGCTACGATCGTTTATAATTACCGGGTCCTTCGCAGCATCTTCGCCAAGGCTGTTGAATGGCGAGTCTTAAAGGATAACCCCATGACAGGCGTCAAGAAGCCCCGTGAAGACGATATCAAAGAGATGGAGTACTATGACGAGAAGGAAATCGAACTGCTCTTTATGGCGCTTGAGGACGAGCCAATCCAGCTCCGGCTTCAAGTCACATTAGCTGTGACAACCGGTATGCGCCGTGCTGAAATGGCCGGACTGGAATGGAAGAACATCGATCTAGTCAATGGGGTTATTGATATCAAGCAGACTGTGACTATGTTTAAGGATGGCGCTCCGGTCATTAAAGGCCCTAAAAACAAACAATCAAAACGGCGTATTGCGCTGGCACCGGCTGTCATAGATGAGATGAAACTGTACAGAACCGAATGGGCGAAGATGAAGTTGCAGCTAGGGGATAAATGGACTGCGGGGGATTCAGAATTCCTCTTCTGTAGAACCAGCGGAGAGCCTTCTGATCCGGAGCGTCTTACAAAGCGTTGGATCTCTTTTCACCGCAAGCATGACCTGAAGCCGATCCGCCTGCATGACCTCCGTCATACGTCCGTCTCTTGGATGGTGTTCAAGAAGGTCCACTCTGAGGCCATAGCAAAGCGTGTAGGGCACACGAATACTAAGATGCTTCAGATATACGCTCACATCTTCGATTCCGTAGACCAGGCCGCTGCAGACGTCTTTGATGGTATGGTTATACCAGCTAAGAAAAAGGCTTGA
- a CDS encoding glucosaminidase domain-containing protein — MTESEFIARMAPYAIENMRKSKIAASLTISQAALESGWGSSSLTVKANNLFGIKGTGPAGSMMIQTTEYVSGKAVQVTAAFRAYNNWGESIADHSEFIVGGGSRSHSRYGKVIGAPGKTAAVEIAAAGYATDPSYASKLIQIMNSYNLYQYDDEVKEEEEMSAEDKQKLVNLETELTELRNLITGLTVSRDTLKTGVQEQGQSIKNVSERLSVIEGQTVMAVPPWAQPAVNAAIAARLLDTPSGGSYDFYRILTVLNRAGLLITGKED, encoded by the coding sequence ATGACGGAGTCGGAGTTTATTGCCAGGATGGCTCCCTATGCTATAGAAAATATGCGGAAAAGTAAGATTGCCGCTTCACTGACCATTTCTCAGGCGGCGCTTGAATCCGGCTGGGGCAGCAGTTCTTTAACTGTAAAAGCCAATAACCTGTTCGGCATCAAAGGCACGGGTCCGGCCGGAAGCATGATGATTCAAACTACTGAATATGTTAGTGGTAAGGCTGTACAGGTCACTGCTGCTTTTCGCGCATACAACAACTGGGGCGAATCTATTGCAGATCATTCCGAGTTTATTGTGGGTGGGGGCTCAAGGAGTCACAGCCGATACGGCAAGGTGATTGGCGCACCTGGCAAGACCGCTGCTGTGGAGATCGCTGCGGCCGGATATGCAACGGACCCGAGCTATGCAAGCAAGCTGATACAGATTATGAACAGCTATAATCTGTATCAATATGATGATGAGGTGAAGGAGGAGGAGGAAATGTCGGCAGAAGACAAACAAAAGCTTGTTAATCTGGAAACGGAGCTAACGGAGCTACGAAATTTGATAACTGGTCTCACTGTCAGTAGGGACACACTAAAGACTGGTGTACAAGAACAGGGTCAGTCCATCAAGAACGTATCAGAGCGACTGAGCGTGATAGAAGGACAGACAGTGATGGCAGTACCTCCTTGGGCACAGCCTGCGGTGAATGCGGCAATCGCTGCTAGATTACTAGACACTCCATCCGGAGGCAGCTATGATTTCTATCGAATATTAACCGTGCTTAATCGGGCTGGACTGCTGATAACAGGTAAGGAGGACTGA
- a CDS encoding VOC family protein, with protein sequence MKFTDVCLITENVLVLTNFYEAILQTKAEGNDIHAEIETIGTGLAIYSKKAAETDMGFDFSKHWGTGNFTLGFNVHDVDVEYERLIITGIEFLTPPTTYPWGARSMHFRDPDGNIICFRSRPIVGDHHSIFN encoded by the coding sequence GTGAAGTTTACTGATGTGTGTCTCATAACTGAAAACGTGCTAGTGCTTACTAATTTCTATGAAGCTATATTACAAACAAAAGCAGAGGGAAACGATATTCATGCGGAAATTGAAACGATAGGTACGGGTTTAGCCATTTACTCGAAAAAAGCTGCCGAAACTGATATGGGGTTTGACTTTTCAAAGCATTGGGGAACAGGGAATTTTACTTTGGGGTTTAATGTGCATGATGTAGATGTAGAATATGAAAGATTGATAATTACGGGTATTGAATTCCTGACCCCTCCTACTACCTATCCTTGGGGTGCAAGGTCAATGCATTTTCGAGATCCCGATGGCAATATAATTTGTTTTAGAAGCAGACCCATCGTAGGAGACCACCATTCTATCTTCAATTAA
- the cobA gene encoding uroporphyrinogen-III C-methyltransferase, with product MRPGSVAIVGAGPGDPELITIKAMLRIQEADVILYDRLVNEELLSYAKTEALRIYCGKSPGHHSMPQETTERLMIQYAAEGNKVVRLKGGDPFVFGRGGEEALAVAEAGIPYEVIPGITSAIGAAASAGIPLTHRGLAASFAIVTGSRCHDHASPVRWDMLAHSVDTIVVYMGVSQLSHIREQLLLHGKDVQTPVALIENGTTSRQRTVTGTLANIDRLAAAMKITNPALIIVGEVVKVREQLLSLESTARSQIG from the coding sequence ATGAGGCCGGGCAGTGTAGCCATTGTAGGAGCGGGACCGGGCGATCCGGAGTTAATCACTATTAAAGCGATGCTCCGTATCCAAGAGGCAGATGTTATTCTTTATGATCGACTAGTAAATGAAGAATTGTTAAGCTACGCTAAAACAGAGGCTCTTCGAATCTACTGCGGCAAATCACCAGGCCATCATTCTATGCCGCAGGAGACGACCGAACGGTTGATGATTCAATATGCTGCCGAAGGTAACAAAGTGGTTCGCCTGAAGGGAGGAGATCCTTTTGTATTCGGCAGAGGTGGGGAAGAAGCACTGGCAGTGGCAGAAGCAGGTATTCCTTATGAGGTTATACCAGGGATAACCTCAGCTATTGGGGCAGCTGCTTCTGCTGGAATTCCGCTGACACATCGTGGACTGGCTGCCTCCTTTGCTATTGTGACCGGAAGTCGTTGCCATGACCATGCTTCGCCCGTCCGATGGGATATGCTTGCGCATAGTGTAGATACTATAGTCGTGTATATGGGAGTTAGCCAACTGAGTCATATCCGCGAACAGTTGCTACTTCATGGCAAGGATGTTCAAACACCGGTTGCGCTGATAGAGAATGGCACTACGTCCCGCCAGCGGACTGTCACTGGAACACTTGCAAACATTGATAGACTGGCTGCAGCGATGAAGATCACTAATCCAGCGCTCATTATAGTGGGGGAAGTCGTGAAGGTGCGGGAGCAACTGCTGAGTTTGGAGAGTACGGCCAGATCGCAAATTGGCTAG
- a CDS encoding helix-turn-helix domain-containing protein — MNEPTSKSPAADLLLSALQELKELKFEVTVSIKPPEDPNTVNRPDRPQLDITRTEELLQPVLSATDIQKFLGIGLRQVYELLNSGVIHVARVGKRMFVSRAVFIEWLEGSDEPEVKRRR; from the coding sequence ATGAATGAGCCCACTAGCAAGTCACCCGCTGCCGATCTGCTGCTCTCTGCACTCCAGGAGCTGAAGGAGCTAAAGTTCGAGGTTACGGTGAGTATTAAACCGCCCGAGGATCCGAATACAGTTAATAGGCCAGACAGGCCTCAACTGGATATAACGAGGACTGAGGAGCTACTGCAGCCTGTACTCTCTGCTACAGATATTCAAAAGTTTTTGGGGATCGGGCTGCGCCAGGTATATGAGTTACTGAATTCAGGTGTAATTCACGTTGCACGGGTAGGTAAGCGCATGTTTGTATCACGAGCGGTGTTCATCGAGTGGCTTGAGGGGTCGGACGAGCCGGAGGTGAAGCGAAGGCGTTAA
- the nirD gene encoding nitrite reductase small subunit NirD yields the protein MNKMLVGKVTDIDLLGSRTFRVNDTDIALFRLSDGEVLAVENKCPHKGGALSEGMVCGSKVHCPLHDWRIDLHSGAVQEPDTGCVPTFNVEIDPDNGSIYVTI from the coding sequence ATGAACAAAATGCTTGTGGGAAAAGTTACCGACATTGATCTCTTGGGCTCTCGCACTTTTAGAGTGAATGACACAGATATTGCACTATTCCGTCTTTCCGATGGTGAAGTCCTGGCAGTTGAGAATAAATGTCCTCATAAAGGTGGAGCACTGTCGGAAGGTATGGTCTGCGGCTCAAAGGTTCATTGTCCACTTCACGATTGGCGTATTGATTTGCATAGTGGAGCTGTGCAGGAACCGGATACTGGCTGTGTACCCACTTTTAATGTGGAGATTGATCCGGACAACGGCTCCATCTATGTGACCATCTAA
- a CDS encoding helix-turn-helix domain-containing protein → MDRLTVKQAAPYVGASEYKLRELVRNKKIPAYRIGAKILFRKEVLDRWIADQEFENCSSDELTHPTCGGRTLKDL, encoded by the coding sequence ATGGATAGACTTACTGTTAAGCAAGCTGCGCCTTATGTAGGGGCAAGCGAGTATAAGCTTAGGGAGTTGGTTCGTAATAAAAAGATTCCTGCATATCGGATTGGGGCAAAAATACTTTTTCGTAAAGAGGTACTTGATCGATGGATTGCTGATCAAGAATTCGAGAATTGTAGTTCGGATGAATTAACTCACCCCACTTGTGGGGGCAGAACCTTGAAAGATTTATAA
- a CDS encoding alpha/beta fold hydrolase, giving the protein MKKRLAIVLSCCLLLSGGWAWPATTAHGAMAKVEFSINNEALILPVDSTPYVSGSTVMVPLRIAGEALDLTVSFIKKNNIVLLAGGGSELSLKVGGSEVTINGQDTIAFEGKVVLRNNRIYVPLTFFYALGLVTTYDAVSGEVAVNTTQAMANTVLGLFTSGKYELLSQRYFSKVMQTAVSVPQLQQAWESIATPNGDFVKLKSVQASKGNDGLTIVSTVSFSKGDVAVTSLVNNNGQIIGLHISPVPADLVIPASVVEEEINVGAGTTHPLKGTLTLPKNATGPLSAVVLVQGSGASDQDETAFGYKPFRDIAWGLAQQGIAVLRYDKRTFTYPQQFMGEAATGVTVKEETVDDAIAASLLLKSDKRINPARVYMVGHSLGGMLAPRIDAEGGDFAGLILLAGSPRKLWEIMNDQYAAIFKAMDDKDPLKAQSQAMLAAEMVKANQMSTWSETEAKATTLFGSPAYYFMEMDQHNTETLARKLTKPVLVLQGSDDIQVYANKDYPLWQEVLKNDPLAVYKLYPGLNHFFVNYDGVGAGTATEYNVAGLVDAKVISDMAEWITGQK; this is encoded by the coding sequence GTGAAAAAAAGGTTAGCGATTGTCTTGTCTTGTTGTCTACTGCTGTCAGGAGGTTGGGCATGGCCAGCAACAACAGCACACGGGGCAATGGCAAAAGTGGAATTCAGCATTAACAATGAGGCGTTAATACTCCCTGTGGACAGCACACCCTATGTAAGCGGCTCTACTGTAATGGTACCCCTCCGTATAGCAGGAGAAGCATTGGACCTTACTGTTTCCTTCATTAAAAAGAACAACATCGTCCTATTAGCTGGGGGTGGAAGTGAGCTCTCACTTAAGGTTGGAGGAAGCGAAGTTACGATTAATGGACAAGACACAATCGCCTTTGAGGGCAAAGTTGTATTAAGAAATAATCGTATTTATGTACCATTGACCTTCTTCTATGCATTGGGATTAGTGACCACTTATGATGCTGTGTCAGGGGAGGTTGCTGTGAACACTACACAAGCTATGGCAAATACAGTTCTGGGTCTCTTTACCTCTGGTAAGTATGAGCTATTGTCGCAACGATATTTTAGTAAGGTTATGCAGACAGCCGTCTCGGTTCCACAGCTTCAGCAGGCCTGGGAAAGCATCGCTACTCCGAACGGAGACTTTGTGAAATTGAAATCAGTTCAAGCTAGCAAAGGAAATGATGGACTTACAATAGTAAGTACAGTTTCTTTTAGCAAAGGAGATGTAGCTGTAACAAGTCTTGTTAACAACAATGGTCAAATCATTGGGCTCCATATCTCCCCAGTTCCTGCTGATCTCGTTATTCCGGCGAGTGTAGTAGAAGAGGAGATTAATGTAGGAGCAGGAACGACGCATCCACTGAAAGGCACACTGACATTGCCTAAGAATGCAACGGGGCCTTTGTCTGCAGTAGTGCTAGTTCAGGGGTCAGGGGCGTCAGACCAGGACGAAACTGCGTTCGGATATAAGCCGTTCCGCGATATCGCGTGGGGGCTGGCGCAGCAGGGGATAGCTGTTCTCCGTTATGACAAGCGTACTTTTACTTATCCGCAACAATTTATGGGTGAAGCAGCCACAGGGGTAACCGTCAAAGAAGAAACAGTGGATGATGCGATTGCGGCTTCCCTGCTACTTAAGAGCGACAAGCGGATTAATCCGGCACGGGTATATATGGTTGGGCACAGCCTGGGTGGTATGTTGGCACCTAGAATAGACGCCGAGGGCGGTGATTTTGCCGGACTCATCCTATTGGCAGGTTCACCACGGAAGCTGTGGGAAATTATGAATGATCAATACGCAGCCATTTTTAAGGCCATGGATGACAAAGATCCGCTTAAGGCGCAATCTCAAGCCATGCTTGCAGCTGAAATGGTAAAAGCAAACCAAATGAGTACATGGAGCGAGACGGAGGCTAAAGCAACCACTTTATTTGGAAGCCCCGCCTATTACTTTATGGAGATGGACCAGCACAATACCGAGACTCTGGCCCGTAAACTGACCAAACCGGTGCTTGTGCTGCAAGGCTCGGATGATATTCAGGTCTATGCCAACAAGGACTATCCTCTATGGCAGGAAGTATTAAAAAATGATCCCTTGGCAGTCTATAAACTGTATCCGGGCTTGAATCATTTCTTTGTCAATTACGACGGAGTTGGAGCAGGAACCGCTACAGAGTATAATGTTGCTGGGCTTGTAGATGCCAAAGTGATTAGCGATATGGCAGAATGGATTACGGGACAGAAATAA
- a CDS encoding formate/nitrite transporter family protein yields the protein MDYVKPSEVLDSMIEVGKNKAELSIMQLLVRGSLGGAILACATTLAFTAAAQTKIPMVGALLFPVGFVMIILLGLELVTGSFALIPLAVLEKKTTVRRMLNNFLWVILGHLLGCAVYAVLYALTITKMGTDMSNPMIQTLITASEGKTIAYKHLGGDGMLLVIIKAMLCNWMVTLGAVMALTSKSTSGKILAMWLPILTFFGQGFEHTVVNMFVIPVGMMLGANVTFADWWIWNGIPVLVGNFIGGVVFTGILFYLSQRSFKTGRASAAITISPSVLEKSS from the coding sequence ATGGACTACGTGAAGCCAAGTGAAGTTCTGGATTCAATGATAGAGGTTGGAAAAAATAAAGCGGAGCTATCCATCATGCAGCTATTGGTACGTGGGAGTCTGGGGGGTGCAATTCTGGCCTGTGCGACAACACTCGCCTTTACAGCAGCGGCGCAGACAAAGATTCCGATGGTAGGGGCATTGTTGTTTCCGGTAGGCTTCGTAATGATTATTCTACTTGGATTAGAGCTTGTTACGGGCAGCTTCGCCTTGATTCCGCTGGCGGTGCTGGAGAAGAAAACAACGGTAAGGCGAATGTTGAATAATTTCCTGTGGGTCATCCTTGGGCATTTGCTTGGCTGTGCGGTATATGCAGTTCTGTATGCTCTTACTATTACGAAGATGGGTACCGATATGAGTAATCCAATGATTCAAACCCTGATTACGGCAAGTGAAGGCAAGACAATCGCTTACAAGCATTTAGGTGGAGATGGGATGCTGCTGGTCATCATTAAAGCCATGTTATGTAACTGGATGGTTACGCTGGGGGCTGTAATGGCGCTGACCTCTAAATCTACTTCAGGCAAAATATTGGCCATGTGGCTGCCGATTCTGACCTTTTTCGGACAAGGATTTGAACATACGGTGGTGAATATGTTTGTCATTCCCGTCGGTATGATGCTGGGTGCGAATGTTACGTTTGCAGATTGGTGGATTTGGAATGGCATACCTGTCTTGGTCGGTAATTTCATCGGCGGTGTCGTGTTTACAGGTATCCTGTTCTATCTCTCACAAAGAAGCTTTAAGACAGGGCGGGCCTCTGCCGCTATAACGATATCCCCTTCAGTATTAGAGAAAAGCTCATGA